From Rudanella lutea DSM 19387, a single genomic window includes:
- a CDS encoding acyl-[acyl-carrier-protein] thioesterase, with protein MAFIQTDTYTVRGYEADATGRLTLPTLMNWMQESANRNALDYGIGMADLAGHGLGWMLMRFRLTVHRYPAYGETCIVSTYPTRVEKYFIYRDFKVVSASGELLAEAASTWVTFAVERRVMVPLPEFIRRLHPPAVADPLPALPLKPDFSPPETPAQVHNRLIGWYDLDVNQHTNNVSYVQALLESMPEESLRQKHLYELDLFFKAESHLHDELAVHTWLTDGIGLHRLVQESDGRDVLWARSVWH; from the coding sequence ATGGCTTTTATCCAGACAGATACCTACACCGTACGCGGCTACGAAGCCGACGCTACTGGCCGATTGACCCTGCCCACCCTCATGAACTGGATGCAGGAGTCGGCCAATCGGAATGCGCTCGATTATGGTATTGGCATGGCCGACCTGGCTGGGCATGGCCTCGGCTGGATGCTCATGCGGTTCCGGCTGACAGTACACCGATACCCGGCGTATGGCGAAACCTGCATCGTATCGACGTACCCGACCCGGGTTGAGAAATACTTTATCTACCGCGATTTCAAGGTGGTGAGTGCGTCGGGGGAGTTGCTGGCCGAAGCGGCCAGTACATGGGTTACGTTTGCGGTTGAACGGCGGGTTATGGTGCCCCTGCCTGAGTTTATCCGTCGGTTGCATCCGCCCGCCGTGGCCGACCCGCTCCCGGCATTGCCTTTAAAACCCGATTTTTCTCCGCCCGAAACGCCTGCTCAGGTGCATAACCGGCTTATTGGCTGGTACGACCTGGACGTAAATCAGCACACCAACAATGTGAGTTACGTGCAGGCGTTACTGGAGTCGATGCCGGAGGAATCTCTGCGCCAAAAGCACCTGTACGAACTGGATCTGTTTTTCAAGGCCGAGAGCCATTTGCACGATGAGCTGGCGGTGCATACCTGGCTCACCGATGGGATAGGGTTACACCGGCTCGTGCAGGAGTCCGACGGACGCGATGTGCTGTGGGCCCGTAGCGTTTGGCATTGA
- a CDS encoding alpha/beta fold hydrolase has translation MKLHTNSEGHGEPTFVLLHFFGSSGREYAGVISALAGRYRCIAPDLRGFGDSATAPDGDYSVDAMTDDVLSLIEQTVTGPFVVVGHSMSGKVALNLAARQPAGLLGLVLLAPSPLSPEPIEPDERQRLLTTHGQRSAAEQTRQNITSAPLSEAAQEQIVADDLRSSDAAWQAWLTHGSRENLEDRAGRITLPVQIVLGADDEHITRQLMQETLLRVLPQARLTLLSGAAHVLPLEKPVEVADILGTFAAWLLSRQIPTPYAATKPTLLAD, from the coding sequence ATGAAACTCCACACCAACTCTGAAGGCCACGGCGAGCCTACGTTTGTTTTATTACATTTCTTTGGCAGTTCAGGCCGCGAATACGCCGGGGTCATATCGGCGCTGGCCGGTAGGTATCGCTGTATTGCGCCCGACCTGCGGGGTTTTGGCGATTCGGCTACGGCCCCCGATGGCGACTATTCGGTAGACGCCATGACCGACGATGTGCTTAGTTTGATCGAACAGACGGTAACGGGGCCTTTTGTAGTGGTGGGACACTCGATGAGCGGTAAGGTGGCGTTGAACCTGGCCGCCCGCCAACCCGCCGGTTTGCTGGGGCTGGTGTTGTTGGCTCCCTCGCCCTTATCGCCCGAACCTATTGAGCCTGATGAACGGCAGCGGCTGCTCACCACCCACGGGCAGCGGTCGGCCGCCGAACAAACCCGGCAGAATATCACGTCGGCCCCGTTAAGCGAAGCGGCTCAGGAGCAGATTGTAGCCGACGACCTGCGCAGCTCCGACGCGGCCTGGCAAGCCTGGCTGACGCACGGAAGCCGGGAAAATCTGGAAGACCGGGCTGGCCGCATAACGCTACCCGTGCAGATTGTACTCGGGGCCGACGACGAACACATTACCCGCCAGCTCATGCAGGAAACCCTGTTGCGGGTGTTGCCACAGGCCCGGCTCACCCTACTCAGCGGGGCGGCTCACGTGTTGCCCCTCGAAAAACCGGTGGAGGTAGCCGACATACTCGGTACCTTTGCGGCATGGCTTTTATCCAGACAGATACCTACACCGTACGCGGCTACGAAGCCGACGCTACTGGCCGATTGA
- a CDS encoding family 1 glycosylhydrolase, protein MKDFLYHIKKKYGDGNYDGDQFGGAAGHNGSGFPDGNAGNFMFATGIECSYPTIGNGTVRRDQLRECGHYERWKEDLNLVREMGLKVLRYGLPYYRIHEAPGKFNWEFADLAMAEIKRLGITPILDLMHFGVPDWLGNLQNPEFPIHFADYCRAVAERYPWVRYYTPVNEIYVTARISAKDGVWNEQLKTDQGFVTALKHCVAASIMGTQQIASIRNDCVIVQSESAEFIHELCATPSAATRLENELRFLSLDLLYARAPSATVAMYLLDNGLTRQEYEWFMKGKPPGYQIMGNDYYGRNERIRLPDGSMHLSMDVLGWYQITKEYYDRYRMPVMHTETNVFEEADAPMWLWKQWINVLRIRKDGVPVLGFTWYSLIDQIDWDTQLGEQNGRVQACGLYTLDRKPRPVAQAYKDLLHEFGQITIVPYGEMLEMTDRPARLKTQV, encoded by the coding sequence ATGAAAGACTTCCTATATCACATCAAAAAGAAATACGGCGACGGTAATTACGACGGCGATCAGTTTGGGGGGGCAGCGGGCCATAACGGCAGCGGTTTCCCGGATGGCAATGCCGGTAATTTTATGTTTGCTACGGGAATCGAGTGTTCGTACCCAACCATCGGCAACGGCACCGTTCGGCGCGATCAACTGCGCGAGTGCGGACATTATGAGCGATGGAAAGAAGACCTGAATCTGGTTCGGGAAATGGGGCTTAAAGTGCTGCGGTATGGCCTGCCGTACTACCGAATCCACGAAGCGCCGGGCAAGTTCAACTGGGAATTTGCCGATCTGGCCATGGCCGAAATCAAGCGGCTGGGTATTACGCCCATTCTGGACCTGATGCACTTTGGCGTACCCGACTGGCTGGGTAATCTGCAAAATCCGGAGTTTCCGATTCACTTTGCCGATTACTGCCGGGCCGTGGCCGAGCGGTATCCCTGGGTGCGGTACTACACACCCGTCAACGAGATTTACGTGACGGCCCGCATCAGTGCCAAAGACGGCGTCTGGAACGAGCAGCTCAAAACCGATCAGGGCTTTGTCACGGCGCTGAAGCATTGTGTGGCCGCCAGCATTATGGGGACGCAGCAAATAGCCAGTATCCGTAACGACTGCGTGATTGTGCAGAGCGAAAGCGCCGAGTTTATTCACGAATTGTGTGCCACGCCGTCGGCCGCTACCCGGCTCGAAAACGAACTCCGGTTTTTGTCGCTCGATTTGCTGTATGCCCGCGCGCCGTCGGCAACGGTAGCCATGTATTTGCTCGATAACGGCCTGACCCGCCAGGAATATGAGTGGTTTATGAAAGGCAAGCCGCCGGGCTATCAGATCATGGGCAACGACTACTACGGCCGTAACGAACGCATCCGGCTACCCGACGGGTCGATGCACCTCTCAATGGATGTGCTGGGCTGGTATCAGATCACAAAAGAATACTACGATCGCTACCGAATGCCGGTGATGCATACCGAAACCAACGTGTTTGAGGAGGCCGACGCGCCTATGTGGCTCTGGAAACAGTGGATCAATGTGCTCCGAATCCGCAAAGACGGTGTACCCGTGCTGGGTTTTACGTGGTACAGCCTCATCGACCAAATTGACTGGGACACACAACTCGGCGAGCAGAACGGGCGCGTACAGGCCTGTGGGCTCTACACCCTCGACCGGAAGCCCCGTCCCGTAGCACAGGCGTACAAAGACCTGCTGCACGAGTTCGGGCAGATTACGATTGTACCCTACGGCGAAATGCTTGAAATGACCGACCGGCCCGCCCGGCTCAAAACCCAGGTTTAA
- a CDS encoding GMC family oxidoreductase, whose amino-acid sequence MKTHPTEDILDAVVIGTGAGGAPLLARLAMAGLNVVALEAGKFWKATDDFATDERTQDFLFWNDERLSAGQDPIAFGRNNSGTGVGGSTLHYTAYTPRVQPDDLRLRTDFGVGEDWPLDYHTDIEPYYDELESFLGVSGPASYPWGPARKTSYRYGPLPVNGAGRLMEKGCKELGIRTSPAANAALSAPQFQEGYGWRSACTNRGFCQAGCNNGAKASMDVTFIPLAIQHGAEVRAECLVTHFERDSQGRITGVVYVQHGVQKRQRCRHVFLCAGAVETPRLLLLNDLANRSQQVGRNLMAHTALQIWGEFDEPVFPWRGIPGAVISEDTHRPTDRAGGPADFVGGYLLQSIGVMPVTYASQMARGRGLWGASMQEAMSRYNHVAGINILGDCLPYAHNYLELSDEKDGRGLPKPRVFFSMGENEERLTSHANGLMRAIWEAAGARNVWAFPRSAHVIGTARMGTDPDRAVVDANGRSFDVPNLYICDNSIFPSALSVNPALTIMALSLRTADKFLKSERVKERGTPTLFH is encoded by the coding sequence ATGAAAACACACCCAACTGAAGACATCCTCGACGCCGTGGTCATTGGCACCGGCGCGGGGGGCGCCCCCTTGCTGGCCCGGCTGGCTATGGCGGGCCTGAACGTAGTGGCCCTGGAGGCCGGAAAATTCTGGAAAGCTACCGACGATTTCGCCACCGATGAGCGCACTCAGGACTTTTTGTTCTGGAACGACGAACGGCTCAGCGCCGGGCAGGACCCGATCGCATTTGGCCGCAACAACTCGGGCACAGGTGTGGGTGGCTCTACACTGCATTACACGGCCTACACGCCCCGTGTACAACCCGACGACCTCCGGTTGCGCACCGACTTTGGCGTGGGCGAAGACTGGCCCCTCGACTACCATACCGATATTGAGCCGTACTACGACGAGCTGGAGTCGTTTCTGGGCGTGTCGGGCCCGGCCTCGTATCCTTGGGGGCCAGCCCGGAAAACATCGTATCGGTATGGCCCTCTGCCGGTCAACGGCGCGGGTCGACTGATGGAAAAGGGGTGTAAGGAGCTGGGTATTCGTACCTCACCGGCGGCCAACGCGGCTCTGTCGGCTCCGCAGTTTCAGGAAGGTTACGGGTGGCGGTCGGCCTGTACCAATCGCGGTTTTTGCCAGGCTGGCTGCAACAACGGAGCCAAAGCGAGCATGGACGTGACGTTTATCCCGCTGGCTATTCAGCACGGGGCCGAGGTGCGGGCCGAGTGCCTGGTTACCCACTTCGAGCGCGACAGTCAGGGGCGTATCACGGGCGTGGTGTACGTGCAGCATGGCGTACAGAAACGGCAGCGTTGCCGACACGTGTTTTTGTGCGCGGGGGCCGTCGAAACGCCCCGGCTGCTTTTGCTCAATGATCTGGCCAACCGGAGCCAACAGGTGGGCCGCAATCTGATGGCCCATACAGCCCTGCAAATCTGGGGGGAGTTCGACGAACCTGTGTTTCCATGGCGGGGCATACCGGGCGCTGTTATTTCCGAAGATACCCACCGGCCAACTGACCGTGCGGGTGGCCCGGCCGATTTTGTGGGCGGTTATCTGTTGCAGTCCATCGGGGTAATGCCGGTCACCTACGCCAGTCAGATGGCGCGGGGGCGCGGTTTGTGGGGGGCGTCCATGCAGGAGGCTATGAGCCGCTACAATCATGTGGCGGGCATCAATATTCTGGGCGATTGTCTGCCGTACGCCCACAACTACCTCGAACTTTCCGACGAAAAAGACGGTCGTGGCCTGCCCAAGCCGCGTGTGTTTTTCTCGATGGGCGAAAACGAAGAGCGGCTCACGTCGCACGCCAACGGCCTGATGCGGGCCATTTGGGAGGCTGCCGGTGCCCGCAACGTCTGGGCGTTTCCGCGGAGTGCCCACGTGATTGGCACGGCCCGTATGGGTACCGACCCCGACCGGGCCGTGGTGGATGCCAATGGCCGGTCGTTCGACGTGCCCAACCTGTACATCTGCGATAATTCAATCTTCCCGAGTGCCCTCAGCGTGAACCCGGCCCTGACTATCATGGCCCTTTCGTTACGGACAGCGGACAAGTTTTTAAAGAGTGAAAGAGTGAAAGAGCGCGGCACTCCCACACTCTTTCACTAA
- a CDS encoding gluconate 2-dehydrogenase subunit 3 family protein gives MQHQNQSYSVLDLIGSDRVTPATRKALLTRLAEPPVTEPQFFSAVEFGRLQQVCARLLPGAATDAIDLAGPIDVRLAGKNTNGWRYDDLPNDGDAYRLFLAGIDQTAQVRFNLSFDTITPDEQDAVLRAVQQGEPPGDLWAGFAADRFFEELLAEAVEVYYSHPVAQQRIGYTGMADQRVE, from the coding sequence ATGCAACATCAGAATCAATCCTACTCGGTGCTCGACCTGATCGGCTCAGACCGGGTAACCCCGGCTACGCGCAAAGCGTTGCTCACCCGCCTGGCCGAACCGCCCGTAACCGAGCCCCAGTTTTTTTCGGCCGTTGAGTTTGGGCGGCTCCAACAGGTGTGCGCCCGCTTGCTTCCTGGGGCAGCAACCGATGCTATCGATCTGGCTGGCCCTATTGATGTACGGCTGGCCGGGAAAAATACCAATGGTTGGCGTTACGATGATTTGCCGAATGACGGCGATGCGTACCGCCTTTTTCTGGCCGGCATTGACCAAACGGCCCAAGTGCGTTTCAACCTCTCTTTTGATACCATTACGCCCGACGAGCAGGACGCTGTACTGCGGGCCGTGCAGCAGGGTGAGCCTCCCGGCGATCTCTGGGCTGGCTTTGCTGCGGATCGGTTTTTTGAAGAATTACTGGCCGAAGCTGTCGAGGTGTATTACAGTCACCCGGTGGCGCAGCAGCGCATCGGCTATACCGGAATGGCAGATCAACGAGTGGAATGA
- a CDS encoding SDR family oxidoreductase: protein MENTEYRPAADEIKAQKLPYPARQSDMNQQPDSDLSNYKPADKLAGKVALITGADSGIGRAVAIAFAMEGAKVAILYNENTDDARYTQRLVESKGQPCLVIQADVRQKAACEDAVRQTVERFGGLNILVNNAAYQMAQQKLEDISEEQLRRTFETNIFGYFFMAQAALPHLTEGDAIVNTGSIVGLVGNPILVDYTATKAAIHAFTKSLAIQLGERKIRVNAVVPGPVWTPNIPATMPQDEVKNFGYEVALARPGQPEELAPAYVLLASSDGSFMTGSLVEVTGGKLG, encoded by the coding sequence ATGGAAAATACGGAATACCGCCCCGCTGCGGACGAAATCAAGGCGCAAAAGTTGCCGTACCCCGCCCGGCAGTCGGACATGAATCAGCAGCCTGACAGCGACCTCTCCAATTATAAACCAGCGGATAAACTCGCGGGTAAAGTAGCCCTCATTACCGGTGCCGACTCAGGCATTGGTCGGGCCGTAGCCATTGCGTTTGCTATGGAGGGTGCTAAGGTGGCGATCCTCTACAACGAAAATACCGACGATGCCCGCTACACCCAGCGCCTGGTGGAGAGCAAAGGGCAGCCGTGCCTGGTGATTCAGGCCGATGTCCGGCAAAAAGCGGCTTGCGAGGATGCCGTGCGCCAAACAGTGGAGCGGTTTGGCGGATTGAATATTCTGGTGAACAATGCCGCTTACCAGATGGCCCAACAAAAGCTGGAAGACATAAGCGAGGAGCAGCTTCGGCGGACGTTCGAAACCAATATTTTCGGGTACTTTTTTATGGCGCAGGCAGCCTTACCCCACCTAACCGAAGGCGATGCCATTGTGAACACGGGGAGTATTGTCGGGCTGGTAGGAAACCCCATTCTCGTCGATTATACCGCCACCAAAGCGGCTATTCACGCCTTTACCAAATCCCTGGCCATTCAGCTGGGCGAGCGCAAAATTCGGGTCAACGCCGTGGTGCCCGGCCCGGTCTGGACGCCCAATATCCCGGCAACCATGCCTCAGGATGAAGTAAAGAACTTCGGGTACGAAGTGGCATTGGCCCGACCCGGACAGCCCGAAGAACTGGCCCCTGCTTATGTGCTGCTGGCGTCGTCGGACGGGAGCTTCATGACGGGTAGTCTGGTGGAGGTTACCGGAGGCAAACTCGGGTAG
- a CDS encoding 2OG-Fe(II) oxygenase, translating into MTTALETQFDTLIDGILEQGYGIADDFLTPDEVKALATRLRERREQGQFRAAGIGNQHTTVEKQIRGDEIHWLDRAEATPEELTFLDRVDAFVQYVNRTCYLGLRDYEFHFALYPAGTFYKRHLDQFRTDSRRRLSVICYLNANWQESDGGQLALYLPAEDGTEQTLKVAPVGGRLVCFESGKLEHEVLPATRERLSVTGWLKN; encoded by the coding sequence ATGACAACCGCATTGGAAACCCAGTTTGATACGCTGATCGACGGTATTCTCGAGCAGGGTTACGGCATTGCCGACGATTTCCTGACCCCCGACGAGGTGAAGGCGCTGGCCACCCGGCTTCGGGAGCGCCGGGAGCAGGGTCAGTTTCGGGCGGCTGGTATCGGAAATCAGCATACGACGGTCGAAAAGCAGATTCGGGGCGATGAGATTCACTGGCTCGACAGGGCAGAGGCTACTCCCGAAGAGTTGACCTTTCTGGACCGGGTCGATGCCTTTGTGCAGTACGTAAACCGGACGTGCTACCTCGGTTTGCGCGATTATGAGTTCCATTTTGCCCTGTACCCCGCTGGCACGTTTTATAAGCGTCACCTCGATCAGTTCCGTACCGATTCGCGCCGTCGGCTGTCGGTAATTTGCTATCTCAACGCCAATTGGCAGGAGTCCGATGGCGGCCAACTGGCGCTGTATCTCCCGGCCGAAGACGGCACCGAACAAACGCTGAAGGTTGCACCTGTTGGGGGGCGGTTAGTTTGTTTTGAAAGCGGTAAACTTGAGCATGAGGTGCTGCCTGCTACCCGCGAGCGCCTGAGTGTAACGGGCTGGCTCAAAAATTAA
- the nuoK gene encoding NADH-quinone oxidoreductase subunit NuoK, whose amino-acid sequence METTTMLIVAALLFSLGLAIVVVKRHAIVVLMGVELMLNAANLNLVAFSQYDPDRLQGQMMTLFVLVVAAAEAAVALAIVLQVYRHYRTVQLDEINDLEG is encoded by the coding sequence ATGGAAACAACCACGATGCTCATTGTAGCCGCTTTGCTGTTTAGCCTTGGACTGGCCATTGTAGTCGTAAAACGCCATGCCATTGTGGTGCTGATGGGCGTTGAACTGATGCTGAACGCGGCCAATCTGAATCTGGTTGCGTTTAGTCAATACGACCCCGACCGCTTACAGGGGCAGATGATGACCCTCTTTGTGCTGGTAGTGGCAGCCGCCGAAGCCGCCGTAGCCCTGGCCATTGTGTTGCAGGTCTACCGCCATTACCGAACGGTTCAGTTAGACGAAATCAACGATCTGGAAGGGTAG
- a CDS encoding NADH-quinone oxidoreductase subunit J family protein, which produces MIQLVILLFSALALGGAVAILLTRNVLYSAFFLLLTLLGVAALFVLASADFLAVAQIMIYVGGVLVLIVFGVMLTHKADPLHRNSQRPNAVLTNHRSWLWPLLLAGGTFTVLYQVLTRGSFILLNREMKYQTTVDTIGRQLMTEYLIPFEIAGILLLVALIGAAFLAKPNNV; this is translated from the coding sequence GTGATACAACTCGTAATCCTCTTGTTTTCGGCCCTGGCGCTGGGCGGTGCGGTTGCCATTCTGCTGACCCGAAACGTGCTGTATTCGGCTTTTTTTCTCTTGCTGACCCTGCTGGGCGTGGCGGCCTTGTTTGTACTCGCCAGTGCTGATTTTCTGGCTGTGGCACAAATCATGATTTATGTGGGCGGGGTGCTCGTGCTGATTGTGTTTGGGGTAATGCTCACGCACAAAGCCGACCCTCTGCATCGAAATAGCCAACGCCCCAACGCCGTGCTGACCAACCACCGGTCGTGGTTGTGGCCGTTGCTGTTGGCGGGTGGTACGTTTACGGTCTTGTATCAGGTGCTAACCCGAGGCTCGTTCATTCTGCTGAACCGCGAGATGAAGTACCAGACCACCGTCGATACGATTGGGCGGCAGCTGATGACTGAATACCTGATTCCGTTCGAAATAGCGGGGATTCTCCTGCTGGTGGCGCTGATCGGAGCGGCTTTTCTGGCGAAGCCAAACAATGTATAA
- a CDS encoding 4Fe-4S dicluster domain-containing protein — protein MSYFQDIKDGIRTTLKGLSITARHLREATESRKPLAVASDNYFEQQTGLVTVQYPHEKLPIPDNGRYRLHNEIDDCIVCDKCAKVCPVDCITIDAIKATEEVGRASDGSPIRLYAATFDIDMAKCCYCGLCTVVCPTECLTMEKTFDYSEFELGKLTYGFANLTPEQAEEKRTLYEQFVQEKAAQKAQQASKPAAPAASDEAPKAARPVFRPTAKPKTSDVQPSEVDRPAAEASPAIITSGTDPATQKEHTVQPTEVPAADGSATDGSAPKPKPAFRPSMKPPVAKTPPATPADSAVEPQPAAENTPAPKPAFRPSMKPKPAASDPTEATASPIDATPAPKPAFRPTMKPKPADPQTAGPAEAASQPETDAQKPKPAFRPTMKPKSAPTDPTEATPAPVDGTASVEGDAPTAPQSDTPKPAFRPTMKPKPAVSESTAPEASTEPVGPKEAESGPSDAAPDAEPPAAPEPPKPKPAFRPTMKPKNP, from the coding sequence ATGTCGTACTTTCAGGATATAAAAGACGGAATTCGGACAACACTGAAGGGGTTGAGCATTACGGCCCGGCACCTGCGCGAAGCTACGGAAAGCCGTAAGCCGCTGGCTGTTGCAAGTGACAACTACTTTGAGCAACAAACGGGCCTCGTAACGGTACAATATCCGCACGAGAAGCTTCCGATTCCCGATAATGGCCGCTACCGGTTGCACAACGAAATTGACGACTGTATTGTCTGCGACAAGTGTGCCAAGGTGTGCCCCGTCGATTGTATCACCATCGACGCCATCAAGGCCACCGAAGAGGTCGGCCGCGCTTCCGATGGGTCGCCTATCCGGTTGTATGCCGCCACCTTCGACATCGACATGGCCAAGTGCTGCTACTGTGGACTTTGCACGGTAGTGTGCCCCACGGAGTGTCTGACGATGGAGAAAACGTTTGACTACAGCGAGTTTGAGCTGGGTAAACTGACCTACGGCTTTGCCAATCTGACGCCCGAACAAGCTGAAGAGAAGCGCACCCTGTATGAGCAGTTTGTGCAGGAAAAAGCAGCTCAGAAAGCACAGCAGGCCAGTAAGCCAGCAGCCCCGGCCGCATCCGACGAAGCACCCAAAGCGGCCCGGCCGGTGTTCCGCCCGACGGCCAAGCCCAAGACTTCCGATGTGCAGCCTTCGGAGGTAGACCGGCCCGCAGCCGAAGCCTCCCCGGCTATCATTACATCGGGAACTGACCCGGCAACCCAGAAAGAACATACGGTTCAACCAACCGAGGTGCCGGCGGCCGACGGTTCGGCGACCGACGGTTCGGCGCCCAAACCGAAACCGGCTTTCCGGCCAAGCATGAAGCCACCGGTGGCCAAAACGCCCCCGGCAACGCCCGCCGATTCCGCTGTGGAGCCGCAGCCGGCCGCTGAAAACACGCCAGCGCCCAAGCCCGCTTTCCGGCCATCGATGAAGCCTAAACCAGCTGCGTCTGATCCAACCGAAGCGACAGCGTCACCCATTGATGCTACGCCCGCGCCTAAGCCTGCGTTCCGGCCCACGATGAAGCCTAAGCCGGCCGACCCACAAACCGCTGGGCCTGCGGAGGCAGCCTCGCAACCGGAAACAGATGCTCAAAAGCCAAAACCCGCGTTCCGGCCGACGATGAAACCGAAATCGGCCCCGACTGACCCAACTGAGGCAACGCCAGCACCGGTTGATGGTACGGCTAGTGTTGAGGGAGATGCGCCGACCGCACCTCAATCGGACACGCCCAAACCTGCGTTCCGGCCGACGATGAAGCCCAAGCCGGCGGTATCTGAGTCGACCGCGCCGGAAGCGAGTACGGAGCCGGTAGGCCCGAAAGAGGCCGAGTCTGGCCCGTCTGATGCTGCACCGGATGCCGAGCCGCCAGCCGCCCCTGAGCCACCGAAGCCCAAGCCCGCGTTCCGGCCAACCATGAAGCCCAAAAACCCGTGA